From one Malus sylvestris chromosome 1, drMalSylv7.2, whole genome shotgun sequence genomic stretch:
- the LOC126621823 gene encoding NAC domain-containing protein 91-like produces MLVADMETLSMDSLPLGFRFRPTDEELIDYYLRSKINGNHGQVAVIREIDVCKWEPWDLPDLSVIQTTDPQWFFFCPQDRKYPNGHRLNRATIKGYWKATGKDRQIKSDKILIGMKKTLVFHTGRAPKGKRTNWVMHEYRTTQKELDGTNPGQSSFVLCRLFKKQDETIEDLNFDEAEPTVSSSTAALSSPQDVQSDHAPLPTSPSLERQDERPLTKVECTSADNCNAMGSDTLPPLPPIEFPSNNCNGYDAEDELNMPLGGLDMFYDPPQEPLFSPLHSQMHAELGYYGRNDFSDGHQGVKFPYGTNEQETYVSEFLSSIFNSSGEQIDVDGRAAELPFETELQNPVQPEGNIDRNGPLMSIPENYGQSSRSEVTSNHLNAIISCDAAHLNAIISRDAGPGIRLRARQTQNPTSAESFVTQGDANRRLILETTFLQLQCSSRPEDNEIKPIAMEEISNNKKKPIGAVATDGISADIDLPEKGAVPTRPNLTTVGRIVTGKRVPSLLLKASPAGQSMWSFAFLFRVVVVACCFIILLAYRDFISFEAVGRPFAA; encoded by the exons ATGCTGGTGGCGGATATGGAGACGCTGTCAATGGATAGTCTGCCACTGGGGTTCAGATTTCGGCCGACGGACgaggagttgattgattattATTTGAGGTCGAAAATCAATGGCAATCATGGACAAGTGGCTGTTATTCGTGAGATTGATGTTTGCAAATGGGAGCCCTGGGATTTGCCTg ATTTATCAGTGATACAGACAACCGATCCACAGTGGTTCTTCTTCTGTCCACAGGACAGGAAGTACCCAAATGGGCACAGGTTGAACAGGGCTACAATTAAAGGGTATTGGAAGGCCACCGGAAAAGATCGTCAAATCAAGTCGGACAAAATCTTGATTggaatgaaaaagacattggTCTTCCATACCGGGCGTGCTCCCAAGGGTAAGAGGACGAATTGGGTTATGCACGAGTATCGTACGACACAGAAGGAGCTTGATGGCACAAATCCTGGTCAG AGTTCCTTTGTCCTTTGTCGCTTGTTTAAAAAACAAGATGAGACTATCGAAGATTTAAACTTTGATGAAGCGGAACCTACTGTTTCATCCTCCACCGCTGCCCTATCTTCTCCTCAAGACGTACAGTCTGATCATGCACCGCTTCCAACATCACCATCTCTTGAAAGGCAAGATGAAAGGCCTCTTACCAAAGTCGAATGCACCTCTGCTGATAATTGTAATGCGATGGGATCAGACACTCTACCGCCTCTACCACCTATTGAGTTCCCTAGCAACAACTGTAATGGTTATGATGCAGAAGATGAACTGAATATGCCGCTGGGGGGATTAGACATGTTTTATGATCCCCCACAAGAGCCACTTTTTTCCCCATTGCACTCGCAGATGCACGCAGAGCTCGGTTACTATGGCAGGAATGACTTTAGCGATGGTCATCAGGGGGTGAAGTTTCCATATGGAACCAATGAGCAAGAAACATATGTATCTGAGTTCTTGAGCTCAATTTTCAACAGTTCAGGGGAGCAGATTGATGTCGATGGAAGAGCAGCTGAATTACCG TTCGAGACAGAGCTTCAAAATCCTGTTCAGCCTGAGGGGAATATTGACAGAAATGGTCCATTGATGTCAATTCCAGAAAATTATG GCCAATCCTCAAGGTCTGAGGTAACAAGCAATCATTTGAATGCAATTATCAGTTGCGATGCTGCTCATTTGAATGCAATTATCAGTCGCGATGCTGGACCTGGAATCAGGCTTAGGGCTCGCCAAACACAAAATCCGACTAGCGCAGAGAGCTTTGTGACACAAGGTGATGCGAATAGAAGATTAATACTTGAGACTACATTTCTGCAACTCCAATGCAGCAGTAGACCAGAAGACAATGAAATAAAACCAATAGCCATGGAG GAGATAAGCaataacaaaaagaaacctattGGTGCTGTTGCCACTGATGGTATTAGTGCTGACATTGATCTACCAGAAAAAGGAGCCGTGCCCACAAGACCAAACTTGACTACGGTGGGCAGAATTGTTACCGGCAAAAGGGTGCCTTCTCTGTTGTTGAAGGCCTCTCCTGCCGGTCAATCTATGTGGTCCTTTGCCTTTCTCTTTAGGGTAGTTGTGGTTGCATGCTGCTTCATAATCTTGCTAGCTTATAGGGATTTCATTAGTTTTGAAGCCGTCGGAAGACCTTTCGCGGCCTAG